Part of the Salminus brasiliensis chromosome 2, fSalBra1.hap2, whole genome shotgun sequence genome, AGATCCAGTCTAAATttgatgatttttaaataatcttGTCAATTATTACTTCCTTACTTCTTATATCATCCCCTATTGGCTCTATAGAGACATCAGTCAGTTCTGAATCCGTTTTGCTTGTGATCTCTAGTAATGCAGAATCCGACTTCAAGGACATCTTGTAACTGCAGTGGCAGAGGTCAGCACAATACTGCTTTAATGTCATAGTCTGTTTAATCTGGCAGGTTGTCCCAAAGCCACCCATGGATCAGCATCCGTCCCACTGTccccacccttacacacacacagacacagaaagtACTCCCTACAGTGGCCTCTACTTTAAATGAGAACAGTGTGGTGATAGCTGAGAGGCTTTAGTTAGAGTTTGGGTAACTCAGAGATTATAGTGTGTTTAGGATCTCTTCACTCTCATACCCTGTTTAAAAGAAGTTGCTCTGACTACTGAAATAAGCAGTCGTTTCAAAAGTCAGGCATCTAGTCTGCTTGGCTGCTGAATGGAAGGAAAAGCAAGTGGAAATCTGGAACAGGTTCTACCTGGATTATGTCCTGAGGATTTCCCATTCCATCTCTTACATAAGAATCCGCTAATGCGTCTTACACAAGACAGTTCACTCTGATTATTCAGCATGCTGGTTGCCCAGTGGGCATCATTTAATAACACTGaaatgtctgtttctgaaacaaAATGAATATTTTTGGACATTCTCACTTAAACCACCTCTGCTTTGATTGTACAAAACGCCATATCTAAGGAAGAGGCATCTTGTGGTCATCACTTTCCTCCTGTCCTGTCCAAAATAGCTCAGTCATTCCCTCCAGTGGTGACTCAGCAGGAACCCGTTCTCAGTCAGCACCGTCCGACTTGTGCTCACACCCGCACACCCACCCACGTACACTTAGAAACACTGCACCCTTATCATAATGTGGATACATATCAGAATGTGTGATTTAGCGCAGCGTCCATTTTAGATTAAGACGCTCACTCATAATCCTCGTTATTCCTGGGATTAAGTGCTGGTGTACCGGAATGCACCTGCCCCTGTGTACGCACAGCCTGTGCAATatgtttttactgctgctgttcactGCACTCGCTTTTACTGCACTTTCTTGTTTGTGCCGTAGGGTCCAAGATAAACAGCAAACCTGTATAGACACCTTTAGGTCATTTAATTGCTTGTATAACCCCCAGTGCCAGTGTAAGAGCTCCGTAAATTGCAATGGTTATTATAATAAGAAGATAGGGCCTTATTTGCGATCCATCATTATGAGACATAGGCTTCAAGTTCATACCCAAGACCTAATCTAAGACAATTCTGAGGAAAGttttggtgaatgaggcccagtcAACACTAATACATGACCAGACACCAATGGTGGGGGCGTTCCGAGGGCCTGTAACAGGAgccataaaaatgtataaaaaatgtttttattttgccaGATTTGCTgaagttgtggggcccagtgtaatatcatgggtcccaaaatctCCTGTGCACCTGTACATTCACAATTTCTAAAACATATACATTTTTACACAGGTTGGAAATCATTTTATCTAAAAAACTGCAGCAATAATGCTGCTTGTAAGCTGTCCTTGCTGTTATCAGCACAATATGCAGTGATGTATGTCACTGACGGAAGCCGTGGAGTTCCTCAAAGTGGAAACTTCCTGTGGTTTTACTGGTTTCCTTCTTACTGCAACCCAAAAAAAGGTCCTCATACCTCATGCAAACAAAGGGGAACTCCTGTTGTGCTGTTTCAAGCATTAGAGCTCTGACTACAAGTTTCTATGTTTCTAAACTGCAAACTATCTCAAGTTTATAGTAACAACCTTCccaatattttttatgtttttgtagtAGTGCAGAAGAATGATAGGTATGTAGTGttttaggggtgggcaataatGTTCCACAATGTGCTTTTTGGAAGATATTGTCTATATATGAGTATCATCAATACTGCAACactgaactgtgtgtgtttcagaatgACAGCTGGTTAACCAACTTTTAGTGCAGCAATATACAAATTATTGTATTTTGTCTTTGTAAGCACTGAGAAGTATTGTGAAATGTATTACATATCGTGAAATGTCttgccatatcgcccacccctagtGCTGTTGCTAACAAAAAACAACACCCCAATTTTAGCTTTCCACAGGGTTACTCCTGCTGTATGTGCTGTTAGTCAGGGGTGTTAATTCCTGGCCCTGAAGGCCTACAGTCCTCCACAGTTTGGTGCTTTCCCAGGTCCAGACTGTGCTGGACTGCAGCCTACCAGAAAAACGAGTGAATGCCCCTGCTGTAAAGTTTGCCAAAGCAGGCCTGTTTTTTTGCAGAGTAAACAGTAGGCCTAGAACTTGTTTGTAAAGGAATGATAATAGCGAATCCCCACTGACAGTGTAGTTCAGGCTAAAGACAGAATGATCATCCAGAAATGCGGCCCACTACGTTTGCCTCTTGCCAGATTTTCCTCTGAGCTGTTTGACTGCATCTCCTTGGCGTGCGAAGGTCAGTTTCTATTAACCTGCTTATGTTCTCTCAAAATCCATCAGGGAGAGATTAAATCAAGCATGTGTAATgggctctaatatcattaatccATGAATAATCGTTGCTTACTCCATACTTTCTTCATAAAGCCTATTTGATCTCAGAGTAGCGATACTTGTACCAGTATAAATCAGAACCAGAATGAACATGCATGTTTATTAGCATGGATCAGCTGTAATCCGGTAGAATTTCTGATGTTTGTGCTTGTTtccttccattttttttttttttttttaggattttcAGCCTGATCTGGACATAGATCTCATATGTTTTCTGTTGCATGTATTGCTGTTGCCACAGCTGTTGTGGTTGCTGGTTGTGGTGACAACAGAAGGTGGTTACCATATTGTGTTTGTACCAACATCAAAAGTGTGAAGACACTCTTCTGTGTGTTTCCATGACTCCTCTTatagttattcagtattcagcagGGGGTTCAGTCCCAGTGGAGTGTATGTATTGTAATCCTCAGCAGCACAGTGAACCTCTTCTGACCCTTCATGTTCTTAAATGATCACATCTTTCTCTCATATAGACTCAGAATGTGTGCAGTAACTGTTTAGAAAAGAGGAGGGTTAAGTGAGGAGTGCACTCTGACTGCTTAAAGGACTGTGGTAAGCTGCTTAATTCTAAAATCCTTTGAAATATCTCACTTTAATGTTTAGAAAATACCTGTTAGCAGCTCAAGCGAGGCCTGAAACCCTTTCAGATAGTTAAATTGCACTAAACGGTCATAATAAATTTTGACACGGTAAAGAAATAACGTTTTATTGAACTGCGAAAAGTCAAAGCTTCACTGGTGTCATGACATATCAGACAGCCTGAGTGAGTAATGGCCAATTGATGTGTTTCATCTGACCTCCTATGACCTTGTGCcggtagctgtgtgtgtgtgtgtgtgtgtgtgtgtgtgtgtgtggtgtgaggGATTACTGAGGATTTTCTGTGGCCACTGAAGGCTTAGCTACCAAATGCAAACTGCAGTCTGATTTAGGAACCCACTATGTGCAGCTGATTACACTCAGTGTTTATAATTGGACGTTCTCTTGTTTAtaattgtgagtgtgtgtgtgtgttaacttaGAATAGACGCAAATTCTAATGAAAATGCTCAAGAATGTGCGTGTATGGTCCCTTCAAGAGCCTGCAGCTTTTCTCATGTATCCATGTTTCCGTTTTTCAGctcatcctttttttttaagctctTTCCTCCTAAGTGATTTTTCTTTGCACTTCTGTTTTTTTAGGGGGGCGTTCTCTGAAGTGGTTCTCGCTCAGGAGAGGGCTACAGGGAAGATGTACGCAGTGAAATGCATCCCTAAGAAAGCGCTGAGAGGGAAGGAGAGCAGCATTGAAAACGAAATTGCTGTACTCAGGAAGTAGGTATTGCTCTACGTACAGAATCCTCCACACGAACCGGCTAAAGCCATTCAGCAGTGATGAAGCTGACGCATATTAGCAGTGCTTACGTTAAAGAGTCCATCAAAACAAACTGTATACACCCCAGTCCACCCGGAACATATATGGTAACTCAGCTGCAGGAGCAGGCTATACTAAGAAGTGTAAGAAGTGAATCTGCTCACACTGCTTTTTGAATTAGGCaaaatacaggacagccaatcagaacagaggacTTTTAAATATACccatcttaaaggcacagtaacacatACGGCCTGcttaattctaagggataaagaaAGTTTGGAAAAGCATAATcgaaaaaatgtcatgtttgTTACATAAACCCATGTCATAAATGAATGTAATTAGTAAACCTAAGAGAAGAAaaggaataaataaatgcaggATATTTTCCCTACAAACAGCAAAATACAATCTTGTGCACACATATAATACATAGCTATCATTGCTGTCggacaaaaaccctgtatcttcatttttcccttttttaatatatataattcgAATCTGGTTCTTTACATTGGTCTCCAAATttcataatattattataacatttCATAATATGACTCTTTATTTATAGTTAAGagggttttccttctcctgtaaagctgccattttgggcatacaagttttttttttcatgacagcaatgatattgTAGCTGGCACACAATAACCTTTATCTGTAtttctatataatataattttttgacatatttgaattgttatttatatctttatatCATAATTTCAacatgaataaaatcttttaacattggcttctattgaaagttaaaaaaaggtttgcagTTCCCTCCTTTAGCAAGAAATCAATCTAGTATTTTAATTGATTTTGTTACCCTTTAAAATGTATGAATGATTAGTTTTTGTTAAATTAAGTCCAGTTGTTTGACTGTTTTTAAGAAACCCTGTTACTCTGATTGTCAAAAGCATCAGTCCATTAACTGATTACTGTAATAGTGAAAGTGACAGCTCTATAATTCAGTCCATTTCCCATTAAACAATTGAAAGGCCAGCATATAAGACCAAGCTAAAAAGTTAAGCAATGCTAACTGTTGCTTCCGCTCTTCTGTGAGAGCAGGATGAGTCAGGCTGTTTGAAGCCACTTTAGCAGTGCCCTACCTGTCccccacacccacctgcacctTCTGTTAAGAGTCTGCTGCTGCGTTCGCAAGGCTGTGGTGTTCTCCCCCACACACGCACTCTCCGCCCTCAGCAGTGACTCATGCAGCCTCCTCTGCAGCCCTCACTATGCCGCACACGTTTGCATGCGAGCGTGGCATGATGGTTGTCATGGTAAAAGAGGAGCAGGCACTAAGAGCAGGGCTGCTTATGATGAGGAAGAGGGGCTGTGCAGGCAGCTGGGGATCAGCTGTTCGCCACTGTGAGGATGTAGTGTTGTATAGAAACAGCACGGCAGCAGGCAAACctagaaaaggtgcttcagagggttctttgagcaatgccacagagaAACCAcccttagaccttttgtttaaaggttctttcaCAGTTCTTAACCCTCACACGTggtcaaacatggttcttctggGAAGAAAAAGTGCCTATTCTATGATGTCGTTCAAGGAACCCTCTGAAGCACCTATCTTAACTATCAAGTAAGCCATCAAGTAGTGCTAAAAGCGTACATCTGTTCAAAAGGCCTGATTGCAGTATTTGTAAGGggtattttttttctctgattTAGGTTTCGTGCCAAGCAAATATAGCAAAAAACTCAACTAAGTCAGAGTTAATCATAAATACTAACTAGTGATTAATCATTCtagtaaaaatacatataacatatatataaaatacatataaatttaAGTAACGTATAGTATATGCTTTCTGTATTATCAAATTAAACACAAAATAGGTGTTGAAAGCTCTTGGATTGAGATTGTCAATGAGAGCAGCTTCTTGTATGATGTAGCAATCCATTCAGTCTGCATGAGCATTTTCACACTGACTGAGAAGGCAATGCaatgtgtgaagtgtgttttgTGCAGCAATGACTTTCAttcatattaatttatatttatgcgtctattcatattcatatttacaaCATCATTTTGAGAgcttttttgtttattcatatttatacatACTTATACTATAATGGACCCTTTCCCCCTTATTTCCTAGTCATAGTAACTACTATTCCTTATTTATTAATGATTCATTCATCTGCAATAAAATGAATAGTTCAATTCCTCAATTCTTTCTGCCTTTCAATTCCAAGTGTTTGAGCTTCAGATATATGGCAGACatattgggcctcattcactaATATCCTCCTAAAAATTTCCTtacatttgttcttgagaaaagtcctaaccaAAAGTCTTTGTCAGATTTGTGGTGACTTTTTAAACCATAGAATTGTTCACAtctctgctcttataataatGGATTACATTGGCCTCAttaattgaacaaatcccaataAGATAACATTGGTCAATGTCATACTGTACTGTCATACTGTCATAATGTTCACGAAAACTGTCAGTGGCTTTTAcgaagaaatttcttcttaagaacagTTGGTGACTGAGGCCCATTGTCTGTAAGTTACCAGACAATagcacagttttactgttttgtctcTAACATTTAACACATTGAATTCAGAATGAATAATGACCCATTTTCAGGAGGAAGTAACTAATTATGTACAAATTAACATAATCGCATATTGGTTGCAAATACTTTGGGGTTAGTTACTGTCTGATGTCTGCTAGCCATAGGCATCAGTACCACACATACACTTTCTTCCCTGATGATGCTCTACCAGGCATGTAATATACCTATTTGTGTTCTTGCATGGCTTCAGTTAGTCTGAAAGCTTGCTCTGCAGGATTCCGTTCAGGTGAACCAGGTCCTGGCTACTTGCATCTCTTTGGCTTAGAAGTACTTCGTAGTCACTTTAACAGTACATGTCAGGCCATTGTCCTGAGACAAGGTGTTCTGAGCACTTAATAGGCTTTGTTTCACTTTAACATTCACCCTGTCTGCactcacatcatcaataaaaaaaaggctgaaTCCACTGGCAGCTGTGTTTGTCCATGCAACTATGTTTTACAGATGAGATGGACGGCTTTGGACCGTGTCTATATACAATTTTCTATTTCCATCACGCTAATGCCAGTTAATCTTCATCTCGTCTGTTTGTCCCAGAACCCTGCAGACCTTTTCTCTGCACTTTTTTTTGTACACTGTAACCTGACCTTTCAGTTCTTGAGGTTTTTCAGTAGTCTGCATTTTGTGGTGAACCCTTTAAGGTCATGCTCTATTCTTCTCTTCATACCTTAGTCTTTAACATGTCTACAGCTACAACCCACATTCATCTGCTCAGCAGTTTTTCCTCATCATTAAAAGTATTCTTCCGTCATCCATCAATGAAGTGGTCTGGTTCCATGGTCTTgcaggttgtcttttattgctAAGCTTACTTGTGCCTTCTGAGTGTAATACACTTAACGTTTCTCCCATCTCTAATTGATTTATTCTGATGTTTTACTCTGGTGTGGCCTTTTTTTACTGAGGTCAACAGTCCTATGGTCCTCTAGTTGAAATACAGCAGCAACAGACTAGAAATGTAAATGACACATCTGCAATCACCTTGAGACAGCTTGTACACTCTCGCTAATGAATCAGTGATGAAATTACACACAGCTGGCCAATAAATAACTGGGAAGCTAATTAGTCAGTTATGTACGGTCTTCTAAAGTGGTTAAAGTCTGTGATTCCTATATGGTTCAGCCATCACGGGCGTTAATACCCTCAAATTAACATGACGTTCTGtactttaaatgttttaatccGGTCAGTACAACAGCATTGGCTAGTTAGATACAGACTACACACTTAACTGCCTCTGAGTAggaatatacactgatcagccataacattaaaaccacctgcctattCTATTGCTTTGACCTgttgagacatggactccacaagacttgtAAAGGCATATTGTGATATCGGAGACCAAGACGTTTGCAGTAGactctttaagtcctgtaagttgtaaggtggggctTTCATGGATGACCTCAGTTAGCCATGGACACAATCTGActcttgtcagagtggctcagagtcTTACGCTTGCCTTCAAGAGCTGGCTGGTCACTTGTTAACTAATGTGTACATcctaccccttgacaggtgccattgggAATAGATAATCAATGTAAATCTCTTTACCTGccagtgattttaatgttatggctgatcggttcAGTGGTAGTGATATGTTAATACTGTAGAACGGTCTTATCCATAATGGAAATAAGGAGTGGGATAAGgaatatgttaaataaatgtgcaTCTGAATCTGAAGCTCTGATTACCACAGGATGGTGGTGTGTATGCACATAAATTACACcagttgtttttctttctccaggATCAAGCATGAGAACATTGTTGCCCTTGAGGACATTTATGAGAGCCCCAACCACCTGTACCTCATCATGCAGCTGTAAGTAACATCATCAGAGTCGCTACTTGTGGCTCACTTGTAAACAGAAACTGCCCTTTTATCACGATCCTGTCCTGCTCCACTGATACAAAATCAGCAGTCTGCATTCTTCTAAGTATTGTACTGCTTCTCTCATCTATAGTGAAGGGATGAACTGCGAGCAGTTGTCATGGCACCTGCTGTTATTCTTGTGCAATGTTATATCCAGTAAATTTCAAACAGAACCAACCACAGATTGTTGCCGTCTTTCTTtcaaaaacagcagagccaaaTCCAACTTGTGATTTGTAACGTTACATAAGACCATGTAGCATTTGTATTGGTGGGAGATTGCAGGAAggaaatgagttttttttttttttttttcttattatttccCTGTGTGTTTCCAGAGTCTCCGGAGGAGAGCTGTTTGATCGGATTGTGGAAAGAGGCTTTTACACTGAGCAGGACGCCAGTGCTTTGATAAAACAAGTTCTGGATGCAGTCAACTACCTTCATTCACTGGGTATAGTGCACAGAGACCTCAAGGTATGGGCTGCTTCCTCAAAAGCTGTATTAGTGACGGACATTTAATCTGCTGGGACTTTTGCCTATTTTGCCTTCAAGTAAACCTGACGTGTTGTCTCTTTTTAGCCAGAGAATTTGTTATACTTCAATCAAGACGAGTCCAAAATCATGATAAGCGACTTTGGCCTGTCCAAGATGGAAGGAGCTGCCAATGATATCATGTCCACAGCCTGTGGAACTCCAGGATATGTTGGTGAGGCTGTCAATCAAAGACTAGCTCTAGTTTACCAATCCTGCCATCGCCAATGAATTTACTGTCTTTACTTAACAGTTAAAAAAGTGCCTCTAGgaaattattgattatttatttgattcattTCATTAATTTAGTTGTTcagtattgtcttttttttctcctataTCATTAGCTCCAGAGGTCCTGGCACAAAAGCCCTACAGTAAAGCAGTTGACTGCTGGTCTATTGGTGTTATTTCTTACATACTGTGAGTAGCTTTTTTCCAGTACAGCAGCTTCCTACCGTTCATCAGCTGCATATGTTTCGCTATGAAGACTACGCTACTTAAAAAGAATAACTCATATgctgttctgttttttattCTCCCTCAAATGCCATTGACATATCAAACAGCGATggcaaaataagaaatacaCATTAACAGCTTAAATATCTGGCTTCTTTGTCACAGGTTGTGTGGCTATCCTCCTTTTTATGATGAGAATGACTCCAAACTGTTTGAGCAGATCCTTAAGGCTGACTATGAGTTTGACTCGCCATACTGGGACGATATCTCAGACTCAGGTGAAGAGCTTTTGCTTTTGATACTGAATTGCTACATTACAGCGTTACAGAAACCTCCACATTTCTCTTTTGTATTGTCTAGCGCGCTTATAAATTAAGACTGATGACTTTCCTGCAACTCCATGTAACTGATTGTAAATTAATGTTTGACAGCCAAAAATTTCATCAGTAATCTGATGCAGAAGAATCCTGAAAAGAGGTTCACGTGTGACGAGGCTCTTCAGCATCCTTGGTTAGTACTGCTTTACATAACCATGAAAGGCCCTAACTCTAGGTGTGTGTAATACGGATTATACAGGCCATGGGGTGTGGTGTAAATAAGCTGTCTCAGATTGGTTATTGATTAGTTTTGGCTTCTTTGCAAACTGCTGAAGAACTCTGTTGTTTGATGTTGTCGTTAGGGGAGAGGGTAGAGGTCattttaataactttttttCCAATATCCAAatcttttttaaatgtcagTGCTTTTTCGTATTTCAGCTGAGCGGGCATTTAGAGCCTGCATGTTTTGAAGCTAACTGGTAGCGTTAAATAGCATGACAGACATTTACAATTTACTATGTATATAAATGCTCAAATATTGGGTGATATGAGATAAGGTGGTTGTTGTCAtaacagtcttatgcaaaagtatAGGTACCCcagtcaaataaaaataaacatatgtagaaaatatatttatctgtatctgtatttaGCATCTGTATTTATACCAACATTTTGTGTGTATAAATGGTAATCTAAACAAAGCTAAATAGCTAAGTTAATTCAACTCAAAGAAATTATTAGAATAAaacattaattcatttaataataataaatcagtataatgcaaaaaaaaatttaCTCCCAACTTCAGGATTGCTGGAGACACCGCTCTTCGCAAGAATATCCATGAGTCAGTGAGTCGGCAGATGAAGAAGAACTTTGCTAAAGCCAAGTGGAGGGTGAGTCACATCTCTTTAGCTGATTTCTGCATATGACTTTGGGTAATAGCAGAAGGATACTGCATTATACAGCACATCTGAGATGGTAACCCTCTTTCTTCCCTCTTTCTCACAGCAAGCTTTTAACGCTACAGCAGTGATCCGGCATATGAAGCGTCTACAGCTCGGCAGCAGTTTAGGCAGCAGTATTGACTCCACCCAGCACAGGAACCAGAACCAAACCCCTATGCCTATCAAGAGCCAGTCTGTCGATGTATCCTCAATCAGTCGCAAAGACTGTAAGTTGATAAGTTCCTaatatttctccttttttgtATGTAATGGATTGGCATGCTTTAGAGCTTAAATGCCCATGGCAATCAACATTTCATTGGATATTGAATTGTGCAACGTGTTTTTATAAAAATACGCATATTTATGCAAAACCTATtgactgcatgcctaaatcatcataTTGAACAACTGTGCTGAATTGTTAAGTCATTTCAGATGTGGTTTGTGACAGATTTATAAAaagctgttatttaaaaaatggaaaaatggatCATACTAGCACAACATACCTTTGCCCATTTTTAAAGATGTCTTTGCTGATCATCACATTTGGGATAAGAGaaaaattatgtaattattccTTTACGTTAGTCAGCTGATCTATCTATCACAGAACCGCCCTTGAAGAGGTTATTCTTTTTGTGTAGATGCATCCCAGAAAGGCCCAAACACTGGGGCGAAGGAAAAGCGGTGTACGCGGCCTTCCACcgtcaccaccatcatcaccggATCCAAGTGACACAACCACCTCAGAAGAACACAGCACCTTCAGACATTTAAAACACTCTCTATATTATCCATTGGTCACTTCCACCTGATCAGTCCTTGATCTAGCAGCTGCCAATCAGCAGCACACTGTTCACTCCTCGCTGTGCCAGAAGGTGCCATACTCTACTCGAGGAGTTCAGACAAAATGGTGTGATGAGAGTCTACTGCTGATCAAAGCTGCCGTTGA contains:
- the camk1db gene encoding calcium/calmodulin-dependent protein kinase 1Db; the protein is MARGNEESANGSWKKQVDDIKKIFELKEILGTGAFSEVVLAQERATGKMYAVKCIPKKALRGKESSIENEIAVLRKIKHENIVALEDIYESPNHLYLIMQLVSGGELFDRIVERGFYTEQDASALIKQVLDAVNYLHSLGIVHRDLKPENLLYFNQDESKIMISDFGLSKMEGAANDIMSTACGTPGYVAPEVLAQKPYSKAVDCWSIGVISYILLCGYPPFYDENDSKLFEQILKADYEFDSPYWDDISDSAKNFISNLMQKNPEKRFTCDEALQHPWIAGDTALRKNIHESVSRQMKKNFAKAKWRQAFNATAVIRHMKRLQLGSSLGSSIDSTQHRNQNQTPMPIKSQSVDVSSISRKDYASQKGPNTGAKEKRCTRPSTVTTIITGSK